Proteins from a single region of Ananas comosus cultivar F153 linkage group 3, ASM154086v1, whole genome shotgun sequence:
- the LOC109708008 gene encoding glutaredoxin-like, translating to MGGWWSYFCLSTEERRARLEVALPKAKDIVASSAVVVFSSTYCPFCRRVKQLLMKLGATFKAIELDEESDGSDIYLALMKWTGQSTIPNVFISGKHVGGHNFVMSRHREGKLVPLLVEAGAVAAPAAA from the exons atgggaggaTGGTGGTCATATTTTTGTTTGTCGACGGAGGAGAGGAGAGCTCGGCTGGAggtggcgctccccaaggccaAGGACATCGTCGCTTCCTCCGCCGTCGTCGTCTTCAg CAGCACGTACTGTCCCTTCTGTCGACGGGTTAAACAGTTGCTAATGAAGCTGGGGGCGACTTTTAAGGCGATTGAGCTGGATGAGGAAA GTGATGGGTCAGATATATACTTGGCGCTGATGAAGTGGACCGGACAGAGCACAATTCCGAACGTTTTTATCAGCGGAAAGCACGTCGGCGGTCACAACT TTGTGATGTCGAGGCACAGAGAAGGGAAACTGGTACCTCTGCTCGTCGAAGCAGGTGCCGTCGCCGCCCCCGCTGCTGCTTGA